A window of Clavibacter michiganensis contains these coding sequences:
- a CDS encoding ABC transporter substrate-binding protein — MPRARALARLTATAVTGLVLVALTGCGASEEVPAASVAEAGEGSTTYPLTLSNCGHDVTVDQAPSRVVSLDQDSTEILLSLGLQDRMVGTASWTDPVLDSLADANAQVPRLADNAPTYEVLLGADPDFVTASFGRHYGTGGVVTRDRLAETGIPSYLSPTDCDSDISINGGGQRTTALTVDALYQEIREMAEVFDVKDRGEALVSSLQQRAAAATDGMDLGGAKVMYWFADTKTPYMGGGFGATSLLSRQVGATDAFPEVRDDFIATGWETVVDRDPDILVLGDLQRDRFPGDRLQDKIDFLKSDPLTRDLTAVKEDRMVALHGAELNPSIRFVDGLEKIRAWWDARGAEL, encoded by the coding sequence ATGCCCCGCGCTCGCGCCCTCGCCCGCCTCACCGCCACCGCCGTCACGGGACTCGTGCTCGTCGCCCTCACCGGCTGCGGCGCCTCCGAGGAGGTCCCGGCCGCTTCCGTCGCCGAGGCCGGCGAGGGGTCGACGACCTATCCGCTGACGCTGTCGAACTGCGGGCACGACGTGACCGTCGACCAGGCGCCGTCGCGCGTGGTGTCGCTCGACCAGGACTCCACCGAGATCCTGCTGTCGCTCGGGCTCCAGGACCGCATGGTCGGCACGGCGTCGTGGACGGATCCCGTGCTCGACTCGCTCGCCGACGCGAACGCGCAGGTGCCGCGCCTCGCGGACAACGCGCCCACCTACGAGGTGCTGCTCGGCGCGGATCCCGACTTCGTCACCGCCTCCTTCGGGCGTCACTACGGCACGGGCGGCGTGGTCACGCGCGACCGGCTCGCGGAGACCGGGATCCCCTCCTACCTGTCGCCGACGGACTGCGACTCCGACATCAGCATCAACGGCGGCGGCCAGCGCACGACCGCGCTCACGGTCGACGCGCTGTACCAGGAGATCCGCGAGATGGCGGAGGTCTTCGACGTGAAGGACCGCGGCGAGGCGCTCGTCTCCTCGCTCCAGCAGCGCGCGGCCGCGGCCACCGACGGCATGGACCTCGGCGGCGCGAAGGTCATGTACTGGTTCGCCGACACGAAGACGCCGTACATGGGCGGCGGGTTCGGAGCCACGTCCCTCTTGTCGCGCCAGGTCGGCGCCACCGACGCGTTCCCCGAGGTGCGCGACGACTTCATCGCGACGGGATGGGAGACCGTGGTCGACCGCGACCCGGACATCCTCGTGCTCGGCGACCTGCAGCGGGACCGGTTCCCGGGCGACAGGCTGCAGGACAAGATCGACTTCCTGAAGAGCGATCCGCTCACGCGCGACCTCACGGCCGTGAAGGAGGACCGGATGGTGGCGCTGCACGGCGCCGAGCTGAACCCGTCGATCCGCTTCGTGGACGGGCTCGAGAAGATCCGGGCCTGGTGGGACGCGCGCGGGGCGGAGCTCTGA
- a CDS encoding ABC transporter ATP-binding protein, whose translation MTLEARGVSWSRGGRIVVDDVTLEPAPGSTVGLLGPNGSGKSSLLKLLQGAASPDSGRVTLDGADLAGIRRRDVARRVATVTQHGETEVDIAVRDVVRLGRTPYRTLLGGDTAEDAAAIDRAIAHVGLEAKADRAWRTLSGGERQRAHIARALAQEPRELLLDEPTNHLDIRHQLELLALVRDLPVTTVVALHDLNLAAMFCDSVLVLREGRVVAGGHPREVLTPELIADVYGVRAVVTHDAAVGCSRVLFDAAPL comes from the coding sequence ATGACGCTCGAGGCGCGGGGCGTCAGCTGGTCGCGGGGCGGGCGGATCGTGGTGGACGACGTCACGCTGGAGCCGGCGCCCGGATCCACCGTGGGGCTGCTCGGGCCGAACGGGTCCGGCAAGTCGTCGCTCCTCAAGCTGCTCCAGGGGGCTGCGTCTCCGGACTCCGGCCGCGTGACGCTCGACGGCGCCGACCTCGCGGGGATCCGCCGCCGCGACGTCGCCCGCCGGGTCGCGACCGTGACGCAGCACGGCGAGACCGAGGTCGACATCGCGGTGCGCGACGTCGTGCGCCTCGGCCGCACGCCGTACCGCACGCTGCTCGGCGGGGACACGGCGGAGGATGCGGCGGCCATCGACCGGGCCATCGCGCACGTGGGCCTCGAGGCGAAGGCCGACCGCGCCTGGCGCACGCTCTCCGGCGGCGAGCGGCAGCGGGCGCACATCGCGCGCGCCCTCGCGCAGGAGCCGCGCGAGCTGCTGCTCGACGAGCCGACCAACCACCTCGACATCCGCCACCAGCTGGAGCTGCTCGCCCTCGTGCGCGACCTGCCGGTGACCACGGTGGTCGCGCTGCACGACCTCAACCTCGCGGCGATGTTCTGCGACAGCGTGCTCGTGCTGCGCGAGGGGCGCGTGGTGGCGGGCGGGCATCCGCGCGAGGTGCTGACGCCCGAGCTCATCGCCGACGTCTACGGGGTGCGGGCGGTCGTGACGCACGATGCGGCGGTCGGCTGCTCGCGCGTCCTGTTCGACGCGGCTCCCCTCTAG
- a CDS encoding NAD-dependent epimerase/dehydratase family protein — MATITITGGSGRIATSIRPLLLAAGHELRLLDVVAPPTPLAPGETSAIVDTTDVDACTEAFRGSDLVVHLAAHAAERPWEAIQAVNNDGAHAVHEAVVRAGVPRILAASSIHAVGFLPATEAAREDVPAPRPDTFYGLSKVLLEGLGSLYADRHGHVVVSVRIMTAEPEPSQARSVSTWLSPGDAARLVEAVLRWDEPGHRIVWGVSRNTRRWVSLAAGEAIGYHPEDDAEVFAHRFPELGEDTSPPAGVLLGSIFTEVELGSDMG; from the coding sequence ATGGCCACGATCACGATCACGGGAGGATCCGGGCGCATCGCCACGAGCATCCGCCCCCTCCTCCTCGCGGCCGGGCACGAGCTGCGGCTGCTCGACGTGGTCGCGCCGCCGACGCCGCTCGCGCCGGGGGAGACCTCGGCCATCGTCGACACGACCGACGTCGACGCGTGCACGGAGGCGTTCCGCGGATCCGACCTCGTGGTGCACCTCGCCGCGCACGCGGCCGAGCGGCCGTGGGAGGCGATCCAGGCCGTCAACAACGACGGCGCGCACGCGGTGCACGAGGCGGTCGTGCGGGCGGGGGTGCCGCGGATCCTCGCGGCCAGCTCCATCCACGCGGTCGGCTTCCTGCCCGCGACCGAGGCCGCGCGCGAGGACGTGCCCGCTCCTCGGCCCGACACCTTCTACGGCCTGAGCAAGGTGCTGCTCGAGGGGCTCGGCAGCCTGTACGCCGACCGGCACGGGCACGTCGTGGTGAGCGTCCGGATCATGACGGCCGAGCCCGAGCCGTCGCAGGCCCGGAGCGTCTCGACCTGGCTCTCGCCGGGCGACGCGGCGCGGCTCGTGGAGGCCGTGCTGCGGTGGGACGAGCCCGGCCACCGCATCGTGTGGGGCGTCTCGCGGAACACCCGGCGCTGGGTGTCGCTCGCCGCGGGCGAGGCGATCGGCTACCACCCGGAGGACGACGCCGAGGTGTTCGCGCACCGCTTCCCGGAGCTCGGGGAGGACACGTCGCCGCCCGCGGGCGTGCTGCTCGGCTCGATCTTCACGGAGGTCGAGCTGGGCTCCGACATGGGCTGA
- a CDS encoding carbohydrate ABC transporter permease encodes MNTIDTPVRRWTNAVIGFVICAVLLFPLYWMLNVSLTKPQDLISSTPSLFPADPTLDGYAQAISTQLPNLVTSLVISIGCVILTLLISLPAAYAMAKFRVRGTGAVMFVFLLAQMIPGIVLVTALFAIYDALGLLNTYPGLILADATASVPFAVIVLRAFMLGIPDELLEAARIDGASSWRAFVSIVVPLSRNAIVTAALFSFLFAWADFLNANSLTSGNSIVPFTLGLYRYIGSTTTNWNGIMATAVIASIPAAVLLVVAQRFVAAGVTAGAVKD; translated from the coding sequence GTGAACACCATCGACACCCCTGTCCGCCGGTGGACGAACGCCGTCATCGGCTTCGTCATCTGCGCGGTCCTGCTGTTCCCCCTCTACTGGATGCTCAACGTCTCGCTGACGAAGCCCCAGGACCTCATCTCGAGCACGCCCAGCCTGTTCCCCGCGGATCCCACGCTCGACGGGTACGCGCAGGCCATCTCGACGCAGCTGCCGAATCTGGTGACGAGCCTCGTCATCTCGATCGGGTGCGTGATCCTCACCCTCCTGATCTCGCTCCCCGCGGCCTACGCGATGGCGAAGTTCAGGGTGCGGGGCACGGGAGCGGTGATGTTCGTGTTCCTGCTCGCGCAGATGATCCCGGGCATCGTGCTCGTGACCGCCCTGTTCGCGATCTACGACGCGCTCGGGCTGCTCAACACGTACCCCGGGCTGATCCTCGCGGACGCCACCGCGTCCGTGCCGTTCGCGGTGATCGTGCTGCGCGCCTTCATGCTCGGGATCCCCGACGAGCTGCTCGAGGCCGCCCGCATCGACGGCGCCTCGAGCTGGCGCGCGTTCGTCTCGATCGTCGTGCCGCTCAGCCGGAACGCCATCGTCACGGCCGCGCTCTTCTCGTTCCTGTTCGCCTGGGCGGACTTCCTCAACGCGAACTCGCTCACCTCGGGCAACAGCATCGTGCCGTTCACGCTCGGGCTGTACCGCTACATCGGGTCCACGACGACGAACTGGAACGGGATCATGGCGACCGCCGTCATCGCGTCCATCCCCGCCGCCGTCCTGCTGGTCGTCGCGCAGCGCTTCGTGGCCGCGGGCGTCACCGCCGGTGCCGTGAAGGACTGA
- a CDS encoding PhnE/PtxC family ABC transporter permease: MTAVAERPGEAPPGVRPDVDERAPRRRPDRQKALALVVVLAMVAFAVHALTTLDFTWSNVLRSVGNAAKVFSRMDPISFPAPGDLAYLIGLTLGIVVLGTLAAALVSVPVAYASARNTTPAPWLRGLGRTIGVVTRAVPDVVLALAFALAFALGSPLPGILAIGIHSIGMISKLFADAIEQVDEGPQRAIRTTGGTRAQEFWAGVFPQVLPSWIATVLHRFDINLRGSAILGYAGVGGLGYAMKVAFGQFPEGYGRGIGIAIVIFALCVLLEVVSSSIRRSALGVRPAGRGLGDRIVRRLTRGRALPERAGSAGTARAVTVESMQRRPWTPDRVRTVAWSALAVVVVVGGYLMADIDLGQITWEYVGPTFQSFWPPSTGSHTFGEFAEALLVTIQVAFAAALLSVVLALVVGSLAARNVAPSPAVRNAARTVLVVFRGVPELVLAILLIMITGLGNQAGVVALAFGGVGLLGKLIADSFEEVGAGPERALTAVGATRGQRFLAATWPQGLPSLVGNSLYLVDTNIRAATILGIVGGSGIGFHLTNASSVMTLHGQVTTLVAMVFVSVLAVEALAAWLRRVFR, translated from the coding sequence GTGACTGCGGTCGCCGAGCGCCCCGGGGAGGCCCCGCCCGGCGTCCGACCCGACGTCGACGAGCGCGCACCGCGTCGGCGGCCCGACCGGCAGAAGGCGCTCGCGCTGGTCGTGGTCCTCGCCATGGTCGCCTTCGCGGTGCACGCGCTGACGACGCTCGACTTCACCTGGTCGAACGTCCTCCGCAGCGTCGGCAACGCCGCGAAGGTCTTCTCGCGCATGGACCCGATCAGCTTCCCGGCGCCCGGCGACCTCGCGTACCTGATCGGGCTCACGCTCGGGATCGTCGTGCTCGGCACGCTCGCGGCCGCGCTCGTCTCCGTGCCCGTCGCCTACGCGTCGGCGCGCAACACCACGCCGGCGCCGTGGCTGCGCGGGCTCGGCCGCACGATCGGCGTGGTGACGCGCGCGGTGCCCGACGTGGTGCTGGCCCTCGCGTTCGCGCTCGCCTTCGCCCTCGGCAGCCCGCTGCCCGGCATCCTCGCCATCGGGATCCACTCGATCGGCATGATCTCGAAGCTCTTCGCCGACGCCATCGAGCAGGTCGACGAGGGCCCGCAGCGCGCGATCCGCACCACGGGCGGCACGCGCGCGCAGGAGTTCTGGGCGGGCGTCTTCCCGCAGGTGCTGCCGTCGTGGATCGCCACGGTGCTGCACCGCTTCGACATCAACCTCCGCGGCTCCGCGATCCTCGGCTACGCCGGCGTGGGCGGGCTCGGCTACGCGATGAAGGTCGCGTTCGGCCAGTTCCCGGAGGGCTACGGCCGCGGGATCGGCATCGCGATCGTCATCTTCGCGCTGTGCGTGCTGCTGGAGGTCGTGTCGTCGTCCATCCGCCGCAGCGCGCTCGGGGTGCGACCCGCCGGGCGCGGGCTGGGCGACCGGATCGTGCGGCGCCTCACGCGCGGGCGCGCCCTGCCCGAGCGGGCCGGGAGCGCCGGCACCGCGCGCGCCGTGACCGTCGAGTCGATGCAGCGCCGGCCGTGGACGCCCGACCGGGTGCGCACCGTCGCGTGGTCGGCGCTCGCCGTGGTCGTCGTCGTGGGCGGCTACCTCATGGCCGACATCGACCTCGGCCAGATCACGTGGGAGTACGTCGGCCCCACCTTCCAGAGCTTCTGGCCGCCGAGCACCGGGTCGCACACGTTCGGCGAGTTCGCCGAGGCGCTGCTGGTGACGATCCAGGTGGCGTTCGCCGCGGCGCTGCTGTCGGTCGTGCTCGCGCTCGTCGTCGGGTCCCTCGCCGCGCGCAACGTCGCGCCGAGCCCCGCCGTGCGGAACGCCGCGCGCACCGTGCTCGTCGTGTTCCGCGGCGTGCCCGAGCTGGTGCTCGCGATCCTGCTGATCATGATCACCGGGCTCGGCAACCAAGCGGGCGTCGTGGCGCTCGCGTTCGGCGGAGTCGGGCTCCTCGGCAAGCTCATCGCCGACTCCTTCGAGGAGGTGGGCGCCGGACCCGAGCGCGCCCTCACCGCCGTCGGCGCGACCCGCGGGCAGCGCTTCCTCGCGGCCACCTGGCCCCAGGGGCTGCCGTCGCTCGTCGGGAACTCGCTCTACCTCGTGGACACGAACATCCGGGCGGCCACGATCCTCGGCATCGTCGGCGGCAGCGGGATCGGGTTCCACCTGACGAACGCCTCCTCCGTCATGACGCTGCACGGGCAGGTGACCACGCTCGTCGCGATGGTCTTCGTGAGCGTGCTCGCGGTCGAGGCGCTCGCCGCCTGGCTGCGCCGCGTGTTCCGGTGA
- a CDS encoding TIM-barrel domain-containing protein, producing MIDDDQHFTTDGTHLVWRGDGETLVVEPWGPDSLRVRSRIMAPVADADWALLPQPEERPRIEVDGATARITNGGITAVLVSESSYGYQTGYEENRCHVTYLDRHGEVLLEEIGTGGALHLRAREQRPHLGGDFRITASFATGPDERLYGMGLYQQDILDLAGSTFELAHRNSQASVPFVMSSRGYGFLWHDPAIGRATFAANRVEWTAETSEQLDYWITAGDTPADISRAYARATGSAPMMPEHGLGFWQCRLRYWNQEQLLEVAREHTRRGLPMDVIVADFFHWPKMGDLRFEEEFWPDPTAMVEELRSMGIELMVSIWPQVSLESENYARMKKENLLVRSERGIDVQMQFEGPSAFVDVTNPDARRHLWETAQRGYGAHGIRLFWLDEAEPEYGVYDYDNYRYHAGPNVRVGNVYPQMFSRAMHEGRIQAGQEPGVDLVRAAWAGSQRYGALVWSGDIHSTFEALARQVTAGIHMGVAGIPWFTTDIGGFAGARTDDPAFHELLVRWFQFGAFSPVMRLHGDRGPSVEVRAADGSRRAPSGSGNELWSFGEEVYGILAGYVHLRERLRPYLRDVMREAHEDGQPVMRGMFHVFPDDAASWTLGDQYMLGADVLVAPVLEAGARSRSVHLPAGTSWIEASTGARHEGGQRVVADAPLHVIPIFVRAGAAVEVRLPEGDPVA from the coding sequence ATGATCGACGACGACCAGCACTTCACGACCGACGGGACGCACCTCGTCTGGCGCGGCGACGGGGAGACCCTCGTCGTGGAGCCGTGGGGCCCCGACAGCCTCCGCGTGCGCTCCCGCATCATGGCGCCCGTGGCGGACGCCGACTGGGCGCTGCTGCCGCAGCCCGAGGAGCGCCCGCGCATCGAGGTCGACGGCGCGACGGCCCGGATCACGAACGGCGGCATCACGGCCGTGCTCGTCTCCGAGTCCTCCTACGGCTACCAGACCGGCTACGAGGAGAACCGCTGCCACGTGACGTATCTCGACCGGCACGGCGAGGTGCTGCTCGAGGAGATCGGCACGGGCGGCGCCCTGCACCTGCGGGCGCGCGAGCAGCGGCCGCACCTCGGCGGCGACTTCCGCATCACGGCGTCGTTCGCGACCGGGCCCGACGAGCGGCTGTACGGCATGGGGCTGTACCAGCAGGACATCCTCGACCTCGCCGGATCCACGTTCGAGCTCGCGCACCGCAACTCGCAGGCGAGCGTGCCGTTCGTGATGTCGAGCCGCGGCTACGGCTTCCTCTGGCACGACCCGGCGATCGGCCGCGCGACCTTCGCCGCGAACCGCGTCGAATGGACGGCGGAGACGAGCGAGCAGCTCGACTACTGGATCACCGCGGGCGACACCCCGGCTGACATCAGCCGCGCGTACGCGCGGGCCACCGGATCCGCGCCCATGATGCCCGAGCACGGCCTCGGCTTCTGGCAGTGCAGGCTGCGCTACTGGAACCAGGAGCAGCTGCTCGAGGTGGCGCGCGAGCACACCAGGCGCGGGCTGCCGATGGACGTCATCGTCGCCGACTTCTTCCACTGGCCGAAGATGGGCGACCTCCGCTTCGAGGAGGAGTTCTGGCCGGATCCGACCGCGATGGTCGAGGAGCTGCGCAGCATGGGCATCGAGCTCATGGTCTCCATCTGGCCGCAGGTGTCGCTCGAGTCGGAGAACTACGCGCGCATGAAGAAGGAGAACCTCCTGGTGCGCAGCGAGCGCGGGATCGACGTGCAGATGCAGTTCGAGGGGCCGAGCGCCTTCGTCGACGTCACGAACCCGGACGCGCGCCGCCACCTCTGGGAGACGGCGCAGCGGGGCTACGGCGCGCACGGGATCCGGCTGTTCTGGCTCGACGAGGCGGAGCCCGAGTACGGCGTCTACGACTACGACAACTACCGGTACCACGCGGGACCCAACGTGCGGGTCGGCAACGTGTACCCGCAGATGTTCTCGCGCGCGATGCACGAGGGGCGGATCCAGGCGGGGCAGGAGCCGGGCGTCGACCTGGTGCGCGCGGCGTGGGCCGGCAGCCAGCGCTACGGCGCGCTCGTCTGGTCGGGCGACATCCACTCCACGTTCGAGGCGCTCGCGCGGCAGGTGACCGCGGGGATCCACATGGGCGTCGCCGGCATCCCCTGGTTCACGACCGACATCGGCGGCTTCGCGGGCGCCCGCACCGACGACCCGGCGTTCCACGAGCTGCTCGTGCGCTGGTTCCAGTTCGGCGCCTTCTCGCCCGTGATGCGGCTGCACGGCGACCGCGGCCCGAGCGTCGAGGTGCGCGCGGCGGACGGGTCGCGCCGGGCTCCGAGCGGATCCGGCAACGAGCTCTGGAGCTTCGGCGAGGAGGTCTACGGGATCCTCGCCGGCTACGTGCACCTGCGCGAGCGGCTGCGGCCCTACCTCCGCGACGTGATGCGCGAGGCCCACGAGGACGGCCAGCCGGTGATGCGCGGCATGTTCCACGTCTTCCCCGACGACGCCGCGAGCTGGACCCTCGGCGACCAGTACATGCTCGGCGCCGACGTGCTCGTGGCGCCCGTGCTCGAGGCCGGCGCGCGCTCGCGGAGCGTGCACCTGCCCGCGGGGACGTCGTGGATCGAGGCATCGACCGGTGCCCGGCACGAGGGCGGCCAGCGGGTGGTCGCGGATGCGCCGCTGCACGTGATCCCGATCTTCGTGCGCGCGGGCGCGGCCGTGGAGGTGCGGCTGCCGGAGGGCGATCCCGTGGCGTGA
- a CDS encoding phosphate/phosphite/phosphonate ABC transporter substrate-binding protein, with the protein MSLSPRTRIGALAASALVAALALTGCSAGGSDASAASADSSGTWAKSEGTLVFGATPDQAGSDSNSKPLEDYIAKETGLKVEYYPTADYTALIAAAVAGKIDLMSSGALQYVMASNKGAEIEPVAAMLTSKDVTDPGYYSEAIVPKGSTITDLAGAKGKTVCFVDPNSTSGFLFGLYQLQKAGIDVTSTGSDANGNPQFADFTPYFAGAHDKSAQAVASGQCDVGFAEDSIVEPAVAAGQLTSIGKEYVPGGPLSISSALPADVKAKLTTTLQGASLDAITASGVPLTDGFTKGYFGAQPEDTTYYKGIADLCDSIAAAKCAK; encoded by the coding sequence ATGTCCCTGTCCCCCCGCACCCGCATCGGAGCCCTCGCGGCCTCCGCGCTCGTCGCCGCCCTCGCGCTCACCGGCTGCTCCGCCGGCGGATCCGACGCGTCGGCCGCATCCGCCGACTCCTCGGGCACCTGGGCCAAGTCCGAGGGCACCCTCGTCTTCGGCGCCACGCCCGACCAGGCCGGCTCCGACTCGAACAGCAAGCCGCTCGAGGACTACATCGCCAAGGAGACCGGGCTCAAGGTCGAGTACTACCCCACGGCCGACTACACCGCGCTCATCGCGGCTGCCGTCGCCGGCAAGATCGACCTGATGAGCTCGGGCGCCCTGCAGTACGTCATGGCCTCGAACAAGGGCGCCGAGATCGAGCCGGTCGCCGCGATGCTCACCTCGAAGGACGTCACCGACCCCGGCTACTACTCCGAGGCGATCGTGCCGAAGGGGTCCACGATCACCGACCTCGCGGGCGCCAAGGGCAAGACCGTCTGCTTCGTCGACCCGAACTCGACCTCCGGCTTCCTCTTCGGCCTGTACCAGCTGCAGAAGGCCGGCATCGACGTCACGAGCACGGGCTCCGACGCCAACGGCAACCCGCAGTTCGCGGACTTCACGCCCTACTTCGCGGGCGCGCACGACAAGTCGGCGCAGGCCGTCGCGTCCGGCCAGTGCGACGTCGGGTTCGCCGAGGACTCGATCGTCGAGCCCGCCGTGGCCGCCGGCCAGCTCACCTCGATCGGCAAGGAGTACGTGCCCGGCGGCCCGCTCTCGATCTCCTCGGCGCTGCCCGCCGACGTCAAGGCGAAGCTCACGACGACGCTCCAGGGCGCGTCTCTCGACGCGATCACGGCCTCCGGCGTCCCGCTGACCGACGGCTTCACGAAGGGCTACTTCGGCGCCCAGCCGGAGGACACGACGTACTACAAGGGGATCGCGGACCTCTGCGACTCCATCGCCGCCGCCAAGTGCGCGAAGTGA
- a CDS encoding FecCD family ABC transporter permease, with amino-acid sequence MGRARGGALSAAAPRAPFATAAARVRALPHALRVALLVVLGIVALALSVGVAVTLGPADVSLVNVRDILLNHAGLARIPVRVSEDAIVWQERLPRALVAAACGAGLGLCGVVLQSLLRNPLADPFVLGVSSGASTGAVLIGVLGLGGGAIGMSGGAFIGALVAFGFVLLLARFSSAGTAGVILAGVASTQLFSALTSLVVFAFADSDETRGITFWLLGSLEGMRWDEVGLSVSVVAVGAVVCLAYARSLDAFAFGEEVASSLGIHVGRTRMILLVVTALLTATLVSIAGAIGFVGLVLPHAARLLFGQRHARVVPATLVLGAVFMVWVDAFSRLAFAPTPLPVGVGTALVGVPVFMLLLMRDRGRA; translated from the coding sequence GTGGGACGCGCGCGGGGCGGAGCTCTGAGCGCGGCGGCCCCGCGGGCGCCGTTCGCGACGGCCGCCGCGCGGGTGCGCGCCCTGCCGCACGCCCTCCGCGTCGCGCTGCTGGTCGTGCTCGGGATCGTCGCGCTCGCGCTCTCGGTGGGCGTCGCCGTGACCCTCGGCCCGGCGGACGTGTCGCTCGTGAACGTGCGCGACATCCTGCTCAACCACGCGGGGTTGGCGCGGATCCCCGTGCGCGTCTCCGAGGACGCCATCGTCTGGCAGGAGCGCCTCCCGCGCGCGCTCGTCGCGGCGGCGTGCGGCGCGGGGCTCGGCCTCTGCGGCGTCGTGCTGCAGTCGCTGCTGCGGAACCCGCTCGCGGATCCGTTCGTGCTCGGCGTCTCGTCCGGCGCCTCCACGGGCGCCGTGCTCATCGGGGTGCTCGGCCTCGGCGGCGGCGCGATCGGCATGTCGGGCGGCGCCTTCATCGGCGCGCTCGTGGCCTTCGGCTTCGTGCTGCTGCTCGCCCGGTTCTCGTCCGCGGGCACGGCCGGGGTGATCCTCGCCGGCGTCGCGAGCACGCAGCTGTTCTCCGCGCTCACCTCGCTCGTCGTGTTCGCGTTCGCCGACTCCGACGAGACGCGCGGCATCACGTTCTGGCTCCTCGGCTCGCTCGAGGGCATGCGCTGGGACGAGGTCGGCCTCAGCGTCTCCGTGGTCGCGGTCGGCGCTGTCGTCTGCCTCGCCTACGCCCGCTCGCTCGACGCCTTCGCGTTCGGGGAGGAGGTGGCGTCGTCGCTCGGGATCCACGTGGGCCGCACCCGCATGATCCTCCTGGTCGTCACGGCCCTCCTCACCGCGACGCTCGTGAGCATCGCGGGCGCCATCGGATTCGTCGGCCTGGTGCTGCCGCACGCCGCGCGGCTGCTGTTCGGCCAGCGGCACGCGCGCGTCGTCCCCGCGACCCTCGTGCTCGGCGCGGTGTTCATGGTGTGGGTGGACGCGTTCTCGCGCCTCGCCTTCGCGCCCACGCCGCTGCCCGTCGGCGTCGGCACGGCGCTCGTCGGCGTGCCCGTGTTCATGCTGCTGCTGATGCGCGATCGGGGGCGCGCATGA
- the phnC gene encoding phosphonate ABC transporter ATP-binding protein, whose product MTGTTTSPLVSVSGVTKDFGGTRALHDVDLTVERGEVVVLLGLSGSGKSTLLRHLDGLELPTAGSVRVFDQDVASLGQQDLRALRGRVAMIFQQFELVPSLTVLENVLTGALGRLRGPRLGIWTYPRAARTEALGHLDRVGLLEKAYERADRLSGGQQQRVAIARALMQRPEILLADEPVASLDPESSEQVMRLIREIAADDGLTVVCSLHQVDLALGWGDRIVGLRHGEVVLDTPTRGIGKAEVMEIYGRVASTTSALAAIATELGDVLPLDEPVGVRSAGALGDQGLARGRRADGTR is encoded by the coding sequence ATGACCGGCACCACGACCTCCCCGCTCGTCTCCGTCTCCGGCGTCACCAAGGACTTCGGCGGCACGCGGGCGCTCCACGACGTCGACCTGACCGTCGAGCGCGGGGAGGTCGTGGTGCTCCTCGGCCTGTCCGGCTCGGGCAAGTCGACCCTCCTCCGGCACCTGGACGGCCTCGAGCTCCCGACCGCGGGCAGCGTCCGCGTCTTCGACCAGGACGTCGCATCCCTCGGCCAGCAGGACCTGCGCGCCCTGCGCGGTCGGGTGGCGATGATCTTCCAGCAGTTCGAGCTCGTGCCCTCGCTGACGGTGCTCGAGAACGTGCTCACGGGCGCGCTCGGCCGGCTCCGCGGCCCGCGCCTCGGCATCTGGACCTACCCCCGCGCCGCGCGCACCGAGGCGCTCGGCCACCTCGACCGCGTGGGCCTGCTCGAGAAGGCCTACGAGCGGGCCGACCGGCTCTCCGGCGGGCAGCAGCAGCGCGTCGCGATCGCGCGGGCGCTCATGCAGCGGCCCGAGATCCTGCTCGCCGACGAGCCCGTCGCGAGCCTCGACCCCGAGTCCAGCGAGCAGGTGATGCGCCTCATCCGCGAGATCGCCGCCGACGACGGCCTCACGGTGGTGTGCAGCCTGCACCAGGTGGACCTCGCGCTCGGCTGGGGCGACCGCATCGTCGGGCTCCGGCACGGCGAGGTCGTGCTCGACACCCCCACGCGCGGCATAGGCAAGGCCGAGGTGATGGAGATCTACGGCCGCGTGGCGTCGACGACGTCCGCGCTCGCCGCCATCGCGACCGAGCTCGGCGACGTGCTGCCGCTCGACGAGCCCGTCGGGGTGCGCTCGGCCGGTGCGCTCGGCGACCAGGGCCTCGCCCGCGGTCGGCGCGCGGACGGCACCCGGTGA